From Trichoderma atroviride chromosome 1, complete sequence, one genomic window encodes:
- a CDS encoding uncharacterized protein (SECRETED:SignalP(1-15)) → MGGWMLASAFKLVVALLTPKRTPQQKNSPQYPHYFKRTSPKKDLWSWQKLKSLRDGGVIQIKWANGCDNKAIHTCVTNVKNPKDVYSFPGPMEDLQRLSQRRVAKRKENHYPADGSFADYFQIPKQPQTPLHIREIAVEVQGVIEAAGNKAQSAAAEAPIFSSIPKLLDSPKELYRGSVAS, encoded by the exons ATGGGGGGCTGGATGCTGGCTTCGGCATTCAAACTCGTCGTAGCACTCCTGACTCCCAAGAGGACTCCCCAGCAGAAGAACTCGCCGCAGTACCCCCATTACTTCAAGAGAACTTCCCCAAAGAAAGACCTGTGGAGTTGGCAGAAACTCAAGAGCCTTCGCGACGGCGGAGTTATCCAAATCAAATGGGCAAATGGTTGTGACAACAAAGCCATCCACACCTGCGTGACAAACGTCAAGAACCCCAAAGACGTCTATTCATTTCCTGGTCCCATGGAGGATTTGCAACGACTGAGTCAGCGCCGTGTTgcgaagagaaaagaaaa ccattatccagcagatgGTAGCTTCGCGGATTATTTCCAGATACCGAAGCAGCCCCAAACTCCCCTCCACATCCGAGAGATTGCGGTAGAGGTTCAAGGTGTTattgaagcagctggaaaCAAGGCGCAAAGTGCTGCGGCTGAAGCTCCCATTTTCAGCAGCATTCCCAAACTACTCGACTCGCCGAAGGAGCTTTACAGAGGCTCGGTGGCCAGCTAG
- a CDS encoding uncharacterized protein (EggNog:ENOG41): protein MTLVAELPSPPPTDETSPTSASEHSQGRVDARSTATVDETAVAIHAAPEDFPGQPLGGQTGHVAQQIQAQQPHQPHQPQQPSARRIPLQHVMLHASGIENTAAAANSWV, encoded by the exons ATGACACTGG TAGCTGAACTGCCTTCTCCGCCTCCTACAGACGAAACAAGTCCAACATCCGCAAGCGAGCACTCTCAGGGCAGAGTAGACGCCAGGTCAACTGCTACTGTCGACGAAACGGCGGTAGCCATTCACGCCGCTCCTGAGGACTTTCCGGGGCAGCCTTTGGGTGGGCAAACTGGCCATGTCGCCCAGCAGATCCAGGCACAACAGCCACACCAACCGCACCAACCGCAGCAGCCCAGTGCACGTCGGATACCTTTACAACATGTCATGCTCCATGCTTCCGGGATTG AAAATAcggctgccgccgccaataGCTGGGTTTAA
- a CDS encoding uncharacterized protein (EggNog:ENOG41), whose protein sequence is MQRAITLSEEMHIGWSAGGLLRPPPVASARDYRYMEPPTNYGPGNRAFLQALLARGTLTYPEARPIIAAIINADNAKDSNSEEHRPDQISEDIFLEYIDKASGGRRGVY, encoded by the exons ATGCAACGGGCTATAACACTCTCGGAGGAGATGCATATAGGCTGGTCGGCGGggggtctattgag gccccCGCCGGTAGCATCGGCCAGAGATTACAGATACATGGAGCCTCCAACCAACTATGGCCCGGGCAATAGAGCCTTTCTACAGGCCCTTCTTGCCAGAGGCACATTAACGTATCCAGAGGCACGGCCCATAATCGCAGCCATCATCAATGCCGATAACGCAAAGGATTCCAACAGCGAGGAACACAGGCCTGATCAGATCTCAGAAGACATCTTTCTAGAGTACATCGACAAAGCTTCTGGCGGCCGGCGGggggtctattga
- a CDS encoding uncharacterized protein (EggNog:ENOG41) produces the protein MKWRGYCDSYSDAADSASQPQSRSSSNTKLIHTKKAPLLIVEPSINSIRFANDDQRDYFVEWSNLSVTYLGGFVDQTRLWTATMPQVTLEDSTLRYGAMAVGALRKAYQEQGSEMGLELNNRHYLNAIVYYCEALRMQSEMKPTKEGLRTALLSSLLFVCFEAQRGNIPSALKHVTHGFTMLNELANCTDKAPDLVSIAPAPPALVQDILDCYKPLELQSRSFMGSYRKYFFSSQPLVALGQHPSSPSPSSSSSATSPSSHLQQQTSRRDSSLQPTARSSSSQPETPLGSSHQSPQPTGLPSPQSQGFPSSPQAPPFRRPPGILPFTKNSPYFRPKLTNIVSLDDMPRAFKSWDEMRDYWGLVQRQMVRHVPMLHKLTCELALHRTHDVAEIERKFGSLRSNPTLVKFIAEGRYWLQRWTETYEPMHQAIVRNAKADRSLYLQALSIRVEYLILYIYTTVPRYSSLITVRGLTPQYREINALAEELLRSRPNCGFAMDAGWTWPLFVVSFGCRNRQVREDAIRILGQYPIRNALRDSRVFRAIAIKNNETEILNEMEGDEGEQWMRLRRRELIFEDFGSSIIFRFVQRDPVTGSWDLVEEVADYGVGSDGRLAWRRQPISESESILSGCNPLSELFFFRYTHDYEKERYLEVLKQSLEA, from the exons ATGAAATGGCGTGGCTACTGTGATTCTTACTCAGATGCTGCCGACTCTGCTTCACAGCCTCAGTCTCGCTCTTCGTCCAACACAAAACTTATCCACACGAAAAAGGCCCCTTTGCTCATCGTTGAGCCAtccatcaacagcatccgCTTCGCCAACGATGACCAGCGAGACTATTTTGTCGAGTGGTCCAACCTCTCCGTCACCTATCTCGGCGGATTTGTCGATCAGACTCGCCTATGGACGGCCACAATGCCCCAGGTCACGCTGGAAGACAGCACTCTGCGATacggcgccatggctgtggGAGCTCTCCGAAAGGCGTATCAAGAACAAGGCTCAGAGATGGGGCTCGAGCTTAACAATCGGCACTACCTGAATGCCATTGTCTACTATTGCGAAGCCCTTCGCATGCAGTCGGAAATGAAGCCCACCAAAGAAGGTCTGAGGACAGCactgctttcttctctgttgTTTGTGTGCTTCGAGGCTCAGAGAGGGAACATTCCCTCGGCTTTGAAGCATGTGACTCACGGGTTCACAATGCTCAACGAGCTCGCTAACTGCACGGATAAAGCACCCGACCTGGTTAGCATTGCTCCCGCGCCGCCGGCCCTGGTGCAGGACATTCTCGACTGCTATAAACCTCTCGAGTTGCAGTCAAGGTCTTTTATGGGATCGTACagaaaatactttttttcgTCACAACCGCTTGTTgcgcttggccagcatccttcatcgccgtcaccttcttcatcctcttccgcTACTTCTCCTTCGTCACACCTACAGCAGCAAACAAGCCGCAGAGACTCTTCACTCCAACCAACAGCTAGGAGCTCCTCGAGCCAGCCGGAAACGCCTCTCGGATCCTCTCATCAAAGCCCTCAGCCAACCGGCTTGCCGAGCCCCCAAAGCCAGGGCTTTCCGTCCTCACCTCAAGCTCCCCCCTTTAGACGACCGCCTGGAATACTTCCATTTACCAAAAACTCTCCCTACTTTCGGCCAAAGCTAACCAACATTGTCTCTCTAGACGATATGCCGCGTGCGTTCAAGTCGTGGGATGAGATGCGTGACTACTGGGGACTGGTCCAGCGCCAAATGGTGCGCCATGTGCCCATGCTACACAAACTGACCTGCGAGCTTGCTCTACACAGGACCCATGACGTTGCCGAGATAGAAAGGAAGTTTGGGAGCCTCAGATCGAACCCGACGCTGGTCAAATTCATTGCAGAGGGTCGGTACTGGCTGCAGCGCTGGACCGAAACGTACGAGCCGATGCACCAAGCCATTGTGAGGAACGCCAAAGCCGACCGTTCTCTCTACCTACAAGCCCTGAGTATTCGCGTCGAGTATCTGATCCTGTACATCTACACAACCGTGCCACGCTACTCGAGCCTCATCACCGTCAGAGGCCTCACTCCGCAATACCGTGAGATTAACGCTCTTGCCGAAGAGCTACTACGTAGCCGACCTAACTGTGGCTTTGCCATGGATGCTGGATGGACCTGGCCGTTGTTTGTCGTCTCCTTTGGCTGCCGGAATCGTCAGGTCAGAGAAGACGCAATCCGAATACTCGGGCAATACCCCATCCGCAACGCCCTTCGCGACAGTCGAGTCTTTagggccattgccatcaagaACAATGAAACGGAAATCCTCAACGAGATGGAAGGCGACGAGGGCGAGCAGTGGATGCGCCTCCGACGCCGCGAACTCATCTTTGAAGACTTtggctccagcatcatcttccgGTTCGTACAAAGGGATCCCGTCACGGGGAGCTGGGATCTGGTGGAGGAAGTGGCCGACTATGGCGTCGGATCCGATGGTCGACTGGCATGGCGGAGACAGCCAATCTCTGAATCCGAGTCGATTCTATCCGGC TGTAACCCCCTTAGCGAGCTGTTCTTCTTCAGATATACCCATGACTACGAGAAGGAGAGGTATTTGGAGGTGTTGAAGCAATCATTAGAGGCATAG
- a CDS encoding uncharacterized protein (EggNog:ENOG41), protein MKWRGYCDSYSDAADSASQPQSRSSSNTKLIHTKKAPLLIVEPSINSIRFANDDQRDYFVEWSNLSVTYLGGFVDQTRLWTATMPQVTLEDSTLRYGAMAVGALRKAYQEQGSEMGLELNNRHYLNAIVYYCEALRMQSEMKPTKEGLRTALLSSLLFVCFEAQRGNIPSALKHVTHGFTMLNELANCTDKAPDLVSIAPAPPALVQDILDCYKPLELQSRSFMGSYRKYFFSSQPLVALGQHPSSPSPSSSSSATSPSSHLQQQTSRRDSSLQPTARSSSSQPETPLGSSHQSPQPTGLPSPQSQGFPSSPQAPPFRRPPGILPFTKNSPYFRPKLTNIVSLDDMPRAFKSWDEMRDYWGLVQRQMVRHVPMLHKLTCELALHRTHDVAEIERKFGSLRSNPTLVKFIAEGRYWLQRWTETYEPMHQAIVRNAKADRSLYLQALSIRVEYLILYIYTTVPRYSSLITVRGLTPQYREINALAEELLRSRPNCGFAMDAGWTWPLFVVSFGCRNRQVREDAIRILGQYPIRNALRDSRVFRAIAIKNNETEILNEMEGDEGEQWMRLRRRELIFEDFGSSIIFRFVQRDPVTGSWDLVEEVADYGVGSDGRLAWRRQPISESESILSGVC, encoded by the coding sequence ATGAAATGGCGTGGCTACTGTGATTCTTACTCAGATGCTGCCGACTCTGCTTCACAGCCTCAGTCTCGCTCTTCGTCCAACACAAAACTTATCCACACGAAAAAGGCCCCTTTGCTCATCGTTGAGCCAtccatcaacagcatccgCTTCGCCAACGATGACCAGCGAGACTATTTTGTCGAGTGGTCCAACCTCTCCGTCACCTATCTCGGCGGATTTGTCGATCAGACTCGCCTATGGACGGCCACAATGCCCCAGGTCACGCTGGAAGACAGCACTCTGCGATacggcgccatggctgtggGAGCTCTCCGAAAGGCGTATCAAGAACAAGGCTCAGAGATGGGGCTCGAGCTTAACAATCGGCACTACCTGAATGCCATTGTCTACTATTGCGAAGCCCTTCGCATGCAGTCGGAAATGAAGCCCACCAAAGAAGGTCTGAGGACAGCactgctttcttctctgttgTTTGTGTGCTTCGAGGCTCAGAGAGGGAACATTCCCTCGGCTTTGAAGCATGTGACTCACGGGTTCACAATGCTCAACGAGCTCGCTAACTGCACGGATAAAGCACCCGACCTGGTTAGCATTGCTCCCGCGCCGCCGGCCCTGGTGCAGGACATTCTCGACTGCTATAAACCTCTCGAGTTGCAGTCAAGGTCTTTTATGGGATCGTACagaaaatactttttttcgTCACAACCGCTTGTTgcgcttggccagcatccttcatcgccgtcaccttcttcatcctcttccgcTACTTCTCCTTCGTCACACCTACAGCAGCAAACAAGCCGCAGAGACTCTTCACTCCAACCAACAGCTAGGAGCTCCTCGAGCCAGCCGGAAACGCCTCTCGGATCCTCTCATCAAAGCCCTCAGCCAACCGGCTTGCCGAGCCCCCAAAGCCAGGGCTTTCCGTCCTCACCTCAAGCTCCCCCCTTTAGACGACCGCCTGGAATACTTCCATTTACCAAAAACTCTCCCTACTTTCGGCCAAAGCTAACCAACATTGTCTCTCTAGACGATATGCCGCGTGCGTTCAAGTCGTGGGATGAGATGCGTGACTACTGGGGACTGGTCCAGCGCCAAATGGTGCGCCATGTGCCCATGCTACACAAACTGACCTGCGAGCTTGCTCTACACAGGACCCATGACGTTGCCGAGATAGAAAGGAAGTTTGGGAGCCTCAGATCGAACCCGACGCTGGTCAAATTCATTGCAGAGGGTCGGTACTGGCTGCAGCGCTGGACCGAAACGTACGAGCCGATGCACCAAGCCATTGTGAGGAACGCCAAAGCCGACCGTTCTCTCTACCTACAAGCCCTGAGTATTCGCGTCGAGTATCTGATCCTGTACATCTACACAACCGTGCCACGCTACTCGAGCCTCATCACCGTCAGAGGCCTCACTCCGCAATACCGTGAGATTAACGCTCTTGCCGAAGAGCTACTACGTAGCCGACCTAACTGTGGCTTTGCCATGGATGCTGGATGGACCTGGCCGTTGTTTGTCGTCTCCTTTGGCTGCCGGAATCGTCAGGTCAGAGAAGACGCAATCCGAATACTCGGGCAATACCCCATCCGCAACGCCCTTCGCGACAGTCGAGTCTTTagggccattgccatcaagaACAATGAAACGGAAATCCTCAACGAGATGGAAGGCGACGAGGGCGAGCAGTGGATGCGCCTCCGACGCCGCGAACTCATCTTTGAAGACTTtggctccagcatcatcttccgGTTCGTACAAAGGGATCCCGTCACGGGGAGCTGGGATCTGGTGGAGGAAGTGGCCGACTATGGCGTCGGATCCGATGGTCGACTGGCATGGCGGAGACAGCCAATCTCTGAATCCGAGTCGATTCTATCCGGCGTATGTTGA